A region from the Mercenaria mercenaria strain notata chromosome 7, MADL_Memer_1, whole genome shotgun sequence genome encodes:
- the LOC123555391 gene encoding merozoite surface protein 9-like, whose translation MDDIKAIAILSEQIQTLRTAPEPPKTIDDGENYSDRIQRMLEEVTTEVKRVAAYVEQVEKKLQELVNSQLVLVKKNQDALQTLFADFQFNTIVSGNVVKGGKPSAVDKLQLTHEIEKASRAIMNDRLNELVKGTEVVLAKLKDGAELYKEDMENLKGCLKDWKNSKAYEKRKQKQERREMEKREKEEQKKQKEEERRKRF comes from the exons ATGGATGATATAAAAGCTATAGCGATTTTGTCTGAACAAATACAAACTCTTAGGACAGCACCGGAACCCCCAAAAACTATTGATGATGGAGAAAACTACAGCGATAGAATTCAAAGG ATGCTAGAAGAAGTAACGACTGAAGTTAAAAGAGTGGCAGCATACGTAGAACAAGTGGAAAAGAAACTGCAAGAACTAGTAAATTCACAGTTAGTTTTAGTTAAGAAAAACCAGGATGCTCTACAAACCCTTTTCG CGGATTTTCAGTTTAACACGATAGTGTCAGGCAATGTTGTTAAAGGTGGTAAACCGTCAGCTGTTGATAAGTTACAGTTGACTCACGAAATCGAGAAAGCCTCTCGAGCAATAATGAACGATCGACTTAATGAGTTGGTGAAAGGGACAGAAGTGGTCCTTGCGAAACTTAAAGATGGCGCAGAACTTTATAAAGAGGATATGGAGAACCTCAAAGGGTGTCTTAAAGACTGGAAGAATTCAAAAGCCTacgaaaaaaggaaacaaaagcaGGAACGAAGAGAAATGGAAAAGAGAGAAAAAGAAGAACAGAAGAAACAAAAAGAGGAGGAACGGAGGAAAAGGTTCtaa